Proteins encoded in a region of the Pseudomonas viciae genome:
- a CDS encoding PolC-type DNA polymerase III gives MERIAVIDFETTGITPSSSCRATEIAVVILEQGRIVDRYQSLMNAGVRVPAFIEQLTGISNAMLRSAPPAEKVMNEVNEFVGITPLLAHNAAFDQKFWDFELGRIKRTRLQNFACSLLLARRLMPTAPNHKLGTLNTFAGLPHTGQAHRAMADAEMAANLTAHLAAELRQKHGLRALSHDLLCSLQKVPAAKINEHLKRHRGF, from the coding sequence TTGGAACGCATCGCAGTCATCGACTTTGAAACCACCGGCATCACACCCAGCAGCAGTTGCCGGGCCACCGAAATCGCCGTGGTGATTCTCGAGCAGGGCCGAATCGTCGACCGCTACCAGAGCCTGATGAATGCTGGCGTGCGCGTGCCGGCCTTCATCGAGCAACTGACCGGCATCAGCAACGCCATGCTGCGCAGCGCGCCGCCGGCGGAAAAGGTGATGAACGAGGTCAATGAGTTCGTCGGCATCACGCCACTGCTGGCCCACAACGCCGCGTTCGACCAGAAGTTCTGGGACTTCGAGCTGGGGCGAATCAAGCGTACTCGCTTGCAGAATTTTGCCTGTTCACTGTTGCTGGCCCGGCGCCTGATGCCGACGGCACCGAACCACAAGCTCGGCACGCTCAACACGTTCGCCGGCTTGCCCCACACCGGCCAGGCTCACCGGGCCATGGCCGACGCCGAAATGGCCGCCAACCTCACCGCGCACCTGGCCGCGGAACTGCGGCAAAAGCATGGGCTGCGGGCGTTGTCCCATGATTTGCTGTGCAGCCTGCAGAAAGTGCCAGCGGCGAAGATCAATGAGCATCTC
- a CDS encoding NYN domain-containing protein — protein sequence MKKIAVFADVQNLYYTVRQAYGCHFNYAALWADVSKQGQIVEAYAYAIDRGDSKQQQFQQILRNLGFIVKLKPYIQRSDGSAKGDWDVGITLDIMDAADHVDEVVLASGDGDFDMLLERIISKHGVQAVAYGVPGLTANSLIRAASRYVPIEGALLLKN from the coding sequence GTGAAAAAAATCGCAGTGTTCGCCGATGTCCAGAACCTCTATTACACCGTGCGCCAGGCCTACGGTTGCCATTTCAACTACGCGGCGTTGTGGGCCGATGTCAGCAAGCAAGGGCAGATTGTCGAGGCCTATGCCTATGCGATCGATCGCGGCGACAGCAAGCAGCAGCAATTCCAGCAGATCCTGCGCAACCTGGGCTTCATCGTGAAGCTCAAACCCTACATTCAGCGCAGCGACGGCTCGGCCAAGGGCGACTGGGACGTGGGCATCACCCTCGACATCATGGACGCCGCCGATCACGTCGACGAAGTGGTGCTGGCCTCCGGTGACGGCGATTTCGACATGCTGCTCGAACGCATCATCAGCAAGCACGGTGTGCAGGCGGTGGCCTATGGCGTGCCGGGGCTGACCGCCAACTCGCTGATCCGCGCCGCCAGTCGCTATGTGCCCATCGAAGGCGCGTTGCTGCTCAAGAATTGA
- a CDS encoding DUF2076 domain-containing protein has product MNSEEQTLIDGLFSRLQQAEKDSAPRDAQAETRIKEHLANQPAAGYFMAQAILVQEAAIKRLDEQNKQLAQQVEQLQAELQQARNQTSAPSGGGGFLSSIFGGGPRDSRPAPAPSAPASGGGGWREPARPAFNAPAQQGFGAPPSNYGAPPANYGAPQQQAPAASSFLGGALKTAAGVAGGVMLAQGISSLFHSNQQPQEIVEVIKEEPAQPVNDNSGDSGWGDDQRVADNDAYGSDQGGFSDADFSDDSSSFGDDDSFV; this is encoded by the coding sequence ATGAACAGCGAAGAACAAACCCTGATCGATGGACTGTTTTCACGGCTGCAACAGGCCGAAAAGGATTCAGCCCCGCGCGACGCCCAGGCCGAGACGCGGATCAAGGAGCACCTGGCCAACCAGCCGGCGGCGGGCTATTTCATGGCCCAGGCGATTCTGGTGCAAGAGGCTGCGATCAAGCGCCTCGACGAGCAGAACAAGCAGCTCGCCCAACAAGTCGAGCAATTGCAGGCTGAGCTGCAACAGGCCCGGAACCAGACTTCGGCGCCAAGTGGCGGCGGTGGTTTCCTTTCGAGTATTTTCGGTGGCGGTCCCCGTGATTCACGGCCGGCACCTGCCCCAAGCGCCCCGGCATCTGGTGGTGGCGGTTGGCGCGAGCCGGCGCGGCCCGCCTTCAATGCCCCGGCCCAGCAGGGTTTTGGTGCACCGCCCAGCAACTACGGCGCCCCACCTGCCAACTACGGCGCGCCTCAACAGCAGGCGCCTGCAGCGAGCAGTTTCCTGGGCGGTGCCCTGAAAACCGCCGCGGGCGTGGCCGGCGGTGTAATGCTGGCCCAAGGCATCAGCAGCCTGTTCCACAGCAATCAACAACCCCAGGAGATCGTTGAAGTCATCAAGGAAGAACCGGCGCAACCGGTCAACGACAACAGCGGTGACAGTGGCTGGGGCGATGACCAGCGCGTCGCCGACAACGATGCCTACGGCAGCGACCAGGGCGGTTTCAGCGACGCGGACTTCAGCGACGATTCGTCCTCCTTTGGCGACGACGACTCCTTCGTCTGA
- a CDS encoding endonuclease/exonuclease/phosphatase family protein has product MTRLLRYTLLGLLLILSLAALSIYGLTWRPQPKEALPVSCAANAAPLMPGQALKVMTWNVQFLAGKRYVFWHDLAQGTDENPTLEDMAFSLDEVARVIRDEQPDIVLLQELDNGAKASDYQDQLKLLQERLADLYPCSTSAFDWKADFIPSPHIFGSVGRQLATLSRYRIDHAERVQLPVADANFISRQFQPKDALLVSYLALSDGGQLAVLNTHLERATEPDDTLPNQVTAVTKALDKLESRGTPWLIGGDFNLLPLGQYRRLPSEQRTPYSADSPLHLLWDKYPMIPTNNEASGIDREHWLTHYPNDPGLNGPDRTVDYLFYSPRIKRVEAQVRQDDTLRISDHLPVIARFLLPATP; this is encoded by the coding sequence ATGACCCGACTACTGCGTTACACCTTGCTGGGCCTGCTGTTGATCCTCAGCCTGGCCGCCCTGTCGATCTACGGCCTGACCTGGCGTCCACAACCCAAGGAAGCATTGCCGGTCAGTTGTGCCGCCAACGCGGCGCCGCTGATGCCCGGCCAGGCTCTGAAGGTGATGACCTGGAACGTGCAGTTCCTGGCCGGCAAGCGCTACGTGTTCTGGCACGACCTGGCCCAGGGCACCGACGAAAACCCAACCCTGGAAGACATGGCCTTCAGCCTCGACGAAGTGGCACGGGTCATTCGCGACGAGCAGCCGGACATCGTGTTGCTCCAGGAACTGGACAACGGCGCCAAGGCCAGTGACTACCAGGACCAACTCAAGCTGTTGCAGGAACGCCTGGCCGACCTCTATCCGTGCAGCACCAGCGCCTTCGACTGGAAAGCCGATTTTATCCCCTCCCCGCACATCTTCGGCAGCGTCGGCCGACAGCTCGCGACCCTGAGCCGCTACCGCATCGACCACGCCGAACGGGTGCAACTGCCGGTGGCCGACGCCAATTTCATCAGCCGTCAGTTCCAGCCCAAAGATGCCTTGTTGGTGAGCTATCTGGCACTGAGCGATGGCGGCCAACTGGCGGTGCTCAACACCCACCTCGAACGGGCCACTGAGCCGGATGACACCTTGCCGAACCAGGTCACTGCCGTGACCAAGGCACTGGACAAACTCGAGTCCCGAGGCACGCCGTGGCTGATCGGCGGCGACTTCAACCTGCTGCCCCTGGGCCAATACCGGCGCCTGCCTTCCGAACAGCGCACGCCCTACTCCGCCGACAGCCCGTTGCACCTGCTGTGGGACAAGTACCCGATGATCCCCACCAACAACGAGGCCAGCGGCATCGACCGCGAACATTGGCTGACCCACTACCCCAACGACCCCGGCCTCAACGGCCCCGACCGCACCGTCGATTACCTGTTCTACAGCCCGCGGATCAAACGGGTCGAAGCCCAGGTGCGCCAGGACGATACGTTGCGCATCTCCGATCATCTACCGGTGATTGCGCGGTTCCTGTTGCCGGCTACGCCTTGA
- the hrpB gene encoding ATP-dependent helicase HrpB — translation MISLPIDEVLPALRQALASRHEAVLEAPPGAGKTTRVPLALLHEPWLAGQTILMLEPRRLAARAAAERLASELGEKVGETVGYRIRLDSKVGPNTRIEVVTEGILTRRLQDDPALEGVGLLIFDEFHERSLDADLALALSLNGRELFREDQPLKILLMSATLEGERLAGLLDDAPILRSEGRMFPVTMRWGRPFQPGEFIEPRLVQTVLEALHDETGSVLVFLPGQAEIRRVHQQLADALGEGGNVLLCPLHGELDLAAQRAAIDPAPPGQRKVVLATNIAETSLTINGVRVVIDAGLARVPRFDPGSGMTRLDTQRISRASATQRAGRAGRLEPGVCYRLWSADQHEQLAAYGSAEILSADLAGLALQLGRWGVTPQQLVWLDIPPAAAYAQAQDLLQRLGALEGEQLTRHGQAMAELPAHPRIAHLLLRGQSLGLADMACNVAALLGERDILRGGGADLHSRLVLLSGEERAARGVQGGVQRARQLARQYRGYLRGKAEAAVADPEHPRWLGALLALAYPDRVAQQRRPGGAEYRLANGRAALFAEADSLMKQAWLVIADLGSRQGQREERIYLATDFDPALFDSVLAEQVRTVDQLDWDEREGVLRAERQRKVGELVLSREPLTGLDESARSQALVNLVRRKGLELLPWTPELRQWQARVALLRRLELEAKGESEWPDVSDTALLGSLEHWLMPYLGRVSRLSHFANLDLSSIVHNLLPWPLPQRLDELAPHHLSVPSGSSIRLDYSEYPPILAVRLQELFGLADTPRIAGGRQVVKLHLLSPARRPVQVTQDLANFWRSTYAEVKKDLKGRYPKHYWPDDPLVAQATARVKPRK, via the coding sequence ATGATTTCTTTGCCGATTGATGAAGTTTTACCCGCCCTGCGTCAAGCCTTGGCGTCGCGCCATGAAGCGGTGCTCGAAGCGCCGCCCGGTGCCGGTAAAACCACCCGCGTGCCCTTGGCTCTGTTGCACGAGCCCTGGCTGGCCGGGCAGACCATCCTGATGCTCGAGCCACGGCGCCTGGCCGCGCGGGCGGCGGCCGAGCGACTGGCCAGTGAGCTGGGGGAAAAGGTCGGCGAAACCGTTGGCTATCGTATTCGTCTCGACAGCAAGGTCGGGCCCAATACCCGCATTGAAGTGGTCACCGAAGGCATCCTCACTCGCCGTTTGCAGGACGACCCGGCACTGGAGGGTGTGGGGCTGCTGATTTTCGATGAATTCCACGAACGCAGCCTCGATGCCGACCTGGCCCTGGCCCTGAGCCTCAACGGCCGGGAGCTGTTTCGCGAAGACCAACCGCTGAAGATTCTGCTGATGTCCGCCACCCTGGAAGGCGAGCGTCTGGCCGGGCTGCTGGACGATGCGCCGATCCTGCGCAGCGAAGGGCGTATGTTCCCGGTGACGATGCGCTGGGGCCGTCCGTTCCAGCCTGGTGAATTCATTGAGCCGCGACTGGTACAGACCGTGCTGGAGGCGCTGCACGATGAAACAGGCAGTGTCTTGGTGTTCTTGCCCGGGCAGGCGGAGATCCGTCGAGTCCATCAGCAACTGGCCGACGCTTTGGGCGAGGGTGGCAACGTGCTGCTCTGTCCGCTGCATGGTGAGCTGGACCTCGCCGCCCAACGCGCGGCCATCGACCCGGCACCGCCCGGCCAGCGCAAAGTGGTGCTGGCTACCAACATTGCCGAAACCAGTCTGACTATCAACGGCGTGCGGGTGGTGATCGACGCCGGTCTGGCGCGAGTGCCGCGTTTCGATCCGGGCAGCGGCATGACCCGTCTCGACACCCAGCGCATTTCCCGCGCCAGCGCCACACAGCGGGCCGGTCGGGCCGGGCGTTTGGAGCCAGGGGTGTGTTACCGGTTGTGGTCCGCAGACCAGCACGAACAATTGGCCGCTTATGGCAGCGCGGAAATTCTTTCGGCGGACCTCGCCGGGTTGGCCCTGCAACTGGGACGCTGGGGCGTGACGCCGCAGCAATTGGTCTGGCTCGACATTCCACCCGCCGCCGCTTATGCCCAGGCCCAGGATCTGCTGCAACGCCTGGGCGCGCTGGAGGGTGAGCAACTGACCCGTCATGGCCAAGCCATGGCCGAGCTGCCGGCTCACCCGCGCATCGCTCATTTGTTGCTGCGTGGTCAGTCGCTGGGGTTGGCGGACATGGCGTGCAACGTCGCGGCCCTGCTGGGCGAGCGCGACATTCTCAGGGGGGGCGGCGCGGATTTGCACAGTCGCCTGGTGTTGCTGTCCGGCGAAGAACGTGCGGCGCGCGGCGTTCAGGGTGGCGTGCAGCGGGCGCGGCAACTGGCCCGGCAGTATCGCGGTTACCTGCGGGGCAAGGCCGAAGCAGCCGTCGCCGACCCCGAGCATCCGCGCTGGCTCGGCGCGTTGCTGGCGTTGGCCTATCCGGATCGTGTCGCCCAGCAGCGCCGGCCCGGCGGCGCGGAATATCGTCTGGCCAACGGCCGTGCGGCACTGTTTGCCGAGGCCGACAGCCTGATGAAACAAGCATGGCTGGTGATTGCCGACCTGGGCAGCCGTCAGGGCCAACGGGAAGAGCGGATCTACCTGGCAACGGATTTCGACCCGGCGCTGTTCGATTCGGTGCTGGCTGAACAAGTACGTACGGTGGATCAACTGGATTGGGACGAGCGTGAAGGCGTGCTGCGGGCCGAGCGCCAGCGCAAGGTCGGCGAACTGGTGCTCAGCCGCGAGCCATTGACTGGCCTGGATGAGTCAGCTCGCAGTCAGGCGCTGGTGAACCTGGTACGCCGTAAGGGCCTGGAGCTGCTGCCCTGGACTCCGGAACTGCGGCAGTGGCAGGCGCGGGTGGCGCTGCTGCGCCGGCTTGAGTTGGAGGCCAAGGGCGAGAGCGAATGGCCTGACGTCAGCGATACCGCGTTGCTTGGCAGTCTTGAACACTGGCTGATGCCGTACCTGGGGCGGGTCTCGCGCCTCAGTCATTTCGCTAACCTGGACCTGTCCAGCATCGTCCACAATCTGTTGCCCTGGCCCTTGCCGCAACGCCTGGATGAACTGGCGCCCCATCATTTGAGCGTGCCCTCGGGCTCGTCGATCCGCCTGGACTACAGCGAATACCCACCGATTCTCGCCGTGCGCCTGCAGGAACTGTTCGGTCTGGCCGACACCCCGCGCATCGCCGGAGGACGCCAGGTGGTCAAGCTGCACCTGCTGTCACCGGCACGTCGACCGGTGCAGGTGACCCAGGATCTGGCGAACTTCTGGCGTAGCACCTATGCCGAGGTGAAGAAGGATTTGAAGGGGCGTTATCCCAAGCACTACTGGCCGGACGATCCGCTGGTGGCGCAGGCGACGGCGCGGGTCAAGCCGCGTAAGTAA
- a CDS encoding polyribonucleotide nucleotidyltransferase, translated as MRIPFRVIGGVLVATLLTQVSACGSIFYPDRRGQIDGKIDPAIAALDAVGLLFYIIPGLIAFAVDFATGAIYFEPGKSVQIEPEKLKPAINADGSVNNLKLQAILESELGRSFPLDDPRLIQHKGNAQQLAALGLKPAA; from the coding sequence ATGCGTATTCCCTTTCGCGTGATCGGCGGCGTCCTGGTCGCCACCCTGCTGACCCAGGTCAGCGCCTGCGGCTCGATCTTCTATCCGGACCGTCGTGGCCAGATCGACGGCAAGATCGACCCGGCGATTGCCGCACTCGATGCCGTCGGCCTGCTGTTCTATATCATCCCCGGCCTGATCGCGTTCGCAGTGGACTTCGCCACCGGTGCCATTTACTTCGAACCGGGCAAAAGCGTCCAGATCGAGCCGGAGAAACTCAAGCCGGCCATCAACGCCGACGGCAGCGTCAATAACCTCAAGCTGCAGGCGATCCTGGAAAGCGAACTGGGCCGCAGCTTCCCGCTGGACGATCCACGGCTGATCCAGCACAAGGGCAACGCCCAGCAACTGGCCGCCCTCGGTCTCAAACCAGCCGCATAA
- a CDS encoding cation diffusion facilitator family transporter: MTTSTEHARLLRLATRASVAVALILVVAKAVAWWLSGSVSMLAGLTDSALDGVTSLLNLLAVHYALRPADDDHRYGHGKAESLAGMAQALFIGGSAVLIALQAFERLKHPIPVEAPWLSVGVIVFSLGLTLALLALQHRVIRATGSNAVRADSLHYRSDLLLNGSILVALVLAGFGWYQLDAWFGLGIAAYILWSAVQIARESFAVLMDQELPPDVSQHMLELACAVPGVLGAHDLRTRISGNHWFVQLHLELPGELTLSVAHGISDQAADAIHNAYPKAEVLVHADPSEVVKGASA, translated from the coding sequence ATGACCACCAGCACCGAACACGCTCGTCTGTTACGCCTGGCCACCCGTGCTTCGGTGGCCGTGGCACTGATCCTGGTTGTTGCCAAGGCAGTGGCCTGGTGGCTGAGCGGTTCGGTGAGCATGCTCGCCGGCCTGACCGACTCGGCGCTGGACGGCGTCACTTCACTGCTTAATCTGCTGGCGGTGCATTACGCCCTGCGCCCCGCCGACGACGATCATCGCTACGGGCACGGCAAGGCCGAATCCCTGGCCGGCATGGCCCAGGCGCTATTTATCGGCGGCAGTGCAGTATTGATTGCCTTGCAGGCGTTCGAGCGTCTGAAACACCCGATTCCGGTGGAAGCGCCCTGGCTCAGCGTCGGCGTGATCGTATTTTCCCTGGGGCTGACCCTGGCGCTTCTGGCGTTGCAACATCGGGTCATCCGCGCCACCGGCTCCAACGCCGTGCGCGCCGACTCCCTGCACTATCGCTCCGACCTGTTGCTCAACGGCAGCATCCTGGTCGCCCTGGTGCTGGCGGGGTTCGGCTGGTATCAATTGGACGCCTGGTTCGGCCTGGGCATCGCTGCGTACATTCTGTGGAGCGCCGTCCAGATCGCCCGGGAAAGCTTCGCGGTGCTGATGGATCAGGAACTGCCACCCGACGTCAGCCAACACATGCTGGAACTGGCCTGTGCGGTGCCCGGCGTGCTGGGCGCCCATGACCTGCGCACGCGGATCTCCGGCAACCATTGGTTCGTGCAACTGCACCTGGAGTTGCCGGGGGAGCTGACCTTGTCAGTGGCCCATGGCATCAGCGACCAGGCCGCCGACGCTATCCACAACGCTTATCCAAAGGCCGAAGTGCTGGTGCATGCCGATCCGTCGGAAGTGGTGAAAGGCGCTAGCGCTTGA
- a CDS encoding DUF6515 family protein has translation MKSRIWRLAGVGLLWASVSAQGMADDQQNRGGPDGGRGQDGRDGNGQGYSGQPRPQNNEIIRGDNSRQFEVKPLPQYQGGQSYNRPPQDPNGPGRPQQQPGNNLPIQGRPDSVTQTQEPRPGYYRDIPRRSDGYPNGGPRPGHDNRPDQQWSGRPSGHGTGWGPGPQYRPGYVIDRFPDRNYRVPYRGHDYFYSGGYWYRPQGPRYVVVEPPRGIRIRYLPDYAREVWIGSSLFFLAAGAYYVYEANTRDYVVVEPPVANPQPQPQGNSFDVVAYPANGQSPEQVNQDGYDCYRWAVQQSGFDPRNYTYPPAPEVVQTYRQAQGSCLSSRGYQVTY, from the coding sequence ATGAAGTCGCGCATCTGGCGTTTGGCAGGTGTTGGTCTGTTGTGGGCAAGTGTCAGTGCGCAGGGAATGGCCGACGATCAGCAAAACCGTGGCGGACCGGACGGCGGTCGTGGTCAGGACGGGCGCGATGGCAACGGCCAGGGTTATTCGGGCCAGCCGCGGCCACAGAACAACGAAATCATTCGTGGCGACAACAGTCGTCAGTTCGAGGTCAAGCCACTGCCGCAATATCAGGGCGGCCAGTCGTATAACCGTCCGCCTCAAGACCCCAACGGTCCCGGCCGTCCACAGCAGCAACCCGGCAATAACCTGCCGATACAGGGCCGGCCTGACAGCGTGACCCAGACCCAGGAACCGCGACCGGGTTACTACCGCGATATCCCGCGCCGCAGCGATGGCTATCCGAACGGCGGGCCACGCCCAGGTCATGACAATCGCCCCGACCAGCAATGGTCCGGCCGGCCGAGCGGTCATGGCACCGGCTGGGGCCCGGGACCGCAATATCGCCCGGGTTATGTGATCGACCGGTTCCCGGACCGCAACTACCGCGTACCTTATCGTGGCCATGACTATTTCTACTCGGGCGGCTACTGGTATCGCCCTCAAGGCCCGCGCTATGTTGTGGTCGAGCCGCCGCGCGGAATCCGTATCCGTTATCTGCCTGATTATGCCCGGGAAGTCTGGATCGGCAGCTCGCTGTTCTTTCTCGCCGCCGGTGCCTATTACGTCTACGAAGCCAACACCCGGGACTACGTCGTGGTCGAGCCGCCGGTGGCCAACCCGCAGCCCCAGCCCCAAGGCAACAGCTTTGACGTGGTGGCTTACCCGGCCAACGGCCAGTCGCCCGAGCAGGTCAATCAGGACGGGTACGATTGCTATCGCTGGGCGGTGCAGCAGAGTGGTTTCGATCCGCGCAACTACACCTACCCGCCAGCGCCGGAAGTGGTGCAGACCTATCGCCAGGCCCAGGGCAGTTGCTTGAGCAGTCGTGGGTATCAGGTGACTTACTGA
- a CDS encoding ShlB/FhaC/HecB family hemolysin secretion/activation protein — MSRFGVTHVLACCAVFTSLVHAAPIQTPGDRDLIRDRQQQLLQEQQKRLDELQQLPGKTLPAPAPATPDDKRCFDIKTIELEGAAHLDAGMREQLLKPYQNQCLSVGQINTLLKALTHHYLERGFVTTRAYLPQQDLSGGVLKIVVVEGRLEGFDSSALATPRELAMTFPGQTGEPLNLRELEQLVDQLSRLPSRQAQLELAPGEQVGGSRIGLKGEREKPWRVSATRNNDGDRSTGQQQMGLGLDWDSPLGLADQLSLRANQDAVSDHWRHSDNQSLYYSVPYGWWTFNYAYSQSFYRASGNAQGYTFGYDGTSKNHALRAERVLHRDNVSKTGVSFGLSQLRTRNYVDDNFIDTSSVTITETQLNLNHGRRVGSAFINLDAGWQQGIGMLDAQRDSSHHGPQSRYNKYSLTLSYLQPFRLWGENFSFDSLATGQRSEDELYSPQRISLGGVSSVRGLQDQTLTGDSGGYWRNQLRWRRAVTWQPLQPLLQEYGVAFAYDVGVIEGRSSNPDERGRLTGNALEFNARGKNLATSVSFARSLERPGIIEKRERPVYFRVDLFF, encoded by the coding sequence ATGTCACGTTTTGGCGTTACGCACGTTTTGGCTTGTTGTGCGGTGTTTACATCCCTGGTCCATGCCGCGCCCATCCAAACACCCGGTGACCGCGATCTGATTCGTGATCGTCAGCAGCAACTGCTGCAAGAACAACAAAAACGCCTCGACGAACTCCAACAACTGCCCGGCAAGACCTTGCCCGCGCCTGCCCCTGCCACCCCCGACGACAAACGTTGCTTCGACATCAAGACCATCGAGCTTGAGGGCGCGGCCCACCTTGACGCGGGCATGCGCGAGCAGTTGCTCAAGCCCTATCAGAACCAATGCCTGTCGGTCGGACAGATCAATACCCTGCTCAAGGCCTTGACCCATCACTATCTCGAGCGCGGTTTCGTCACAACGCGAGCCTACCTGCCGCAGCAGGATCTGTCGGGCGGCGTGTTGAAAATAGTGGTAGTCGAAGGGCGACTTGAAGGCTTCGACAGCTCCGCCCTGGCCACCCCTCGCGAATTGGCCATGACTTTTCCCGGTCAGACCGGCGAGCCACTGAACCTGCGGGAACTGGAACAATTGGTGGATCAGCTCAGTCGCTTGCCGTCCCGTCAGGCCCAGCTCGAACTGGCACCAGGCGAGCAGGTCGGTGGCAGCCGTATCGGCCTCAAGGGCGAGCGTGAAAAACCCTGGCGCGTATCGGCCACGCGTAACAACGACGGCGACCGCAGCACTGGCCAGCAGCAAATGGGTCTGGGCCTGGACTGGGACAGCCCATTGGGCCTGGCCGACCAATTGAGCCTGCGCGCCAATCAGGACGCGGTCAGCGATCACTGGCGTCACTCCGACAATCAGAGCCTGTATTACAGCGTGCCCTACGGCTGGTGGACCTTCAATTACGCCTACAGCCAGAGCTTCTACCGCGCCAGCGGCAACGCCCAAGGCTACACATTCGGTTATGACGGTACCAGCAAGAACCACGCATTGCGCGCCGAGCGCGTACTGCATCGCGACAACGTGAGCAAGACCGGCGTCAGTTTCGGCCTCAGCCAACTGCGCACACGCAACTACGTGGACGATAACTTCATCGACACCTCCAGCGTGACCATCACCGAGACCCAATTGAACCTCAACCATGGTCGGCGCGTCGGCTCGGCGTTCATCAACCTGGATGCCGGCTGGCAACAGGGGATTGGCATGCTGGATGCCCAACGGGACAGCTCCCACCATGGCCCCCAATCGCGCTACAACAAATACAGCCTGACCCTGAGCTACCTGCAGCCGTTCCGCTTATGGGGTGAAAACTTCAGCTTCGACAGCCTTGCAACGGGTCAGCGCAGCGAAGATGAACTCTACAGCCCGCAACGAATCAGCCTCGGTGGTGTCAGTTCGGTACGTGGCCTGCAAGACCAGACTTTGACCGGCGACAGCGGCGGTTACTGGCGTAACCAGTTGCGCTGGCGCCGAGCTGTGACCTGGCAGCCCCTGCAACCGCTGTTGCAGGAGTACGGCGTGGCGTTTGCCTACGATGTCGGGGTGATCGAGGGAAGATCCTCGAACCCCGACGAGCGCGGTCGCCTCACCGGTAACGCCCTGGAGTTCAACGCCAGGGGCAAGAACCTCGCAACTTCCGTGAGTTTTGCCCGCTCACTGGAACGCCCGGGGATTATCGAAAAACGTGAACGCCCGGTGTATTTCCGCGTCGATCTGTTTTTCTGA